The DNA region cttttctctctgctctgccatTGGTACTTACGTGAAGACCTCAAACCCCCATCCTGCCAGTGCAGTGAAGAGCCTGGGACTGAGGTCTCGAGCTGGGTTCATGGCACAGCCAGAGTTGAGTCCGAGAGAACAGGAAAGGACAATGATCAGGAGGCCAATGACAACAGGCTCCAGGCCTCTGGGGACACCCAGGTTTCTGGAGTCAAACATGGCAAAGACGATCAGAAGGAGGAACATGGTAGACACCACCTGGAGTGGGGGGAAAATGTTCCATGGTTCAGTCTGTCTTCTGCTCACTCAAAGTCACCTGTTCTATTATGAGATGAAAATGACAGGGGTCTGAAACCCAGAGCCAGCACcacagttaagagcagtggctgctcctgcagagggcatgggctcagttctcagcacctatacggcagcccacagccatctgtaacttcagtttccagggacctgacgccctcttctgacctccacaagcattgTAAGCATGTAGTGCACAGATTCATccacctaaaataaataaaccttaaaaaaaaaataaaaagtgaaactaGAGACAACCAACAGAGTGGACAGCCGTGTGGCTCTTCCTTCCACAGACAGCTAGAAGCAGACACTGACAGAGTCGTCCACTGCAGATTTGGTACCTGCCAAAGGTCGTGCGGTTGTCTCAGCTGCAGAGGAGACTGGTCCTCAGCTACCACACtgtctgtcaagctgctagtcaGCAACACTGAGAGACAAGGGGCTGGTTTAGACTGGCTGTAAAGACAGCAAGTGGGAAAGCGACGGACGAACAAGCAAAGCGGATGGACAGAAGTTTCTTAATGGGAAAATCACAGTGATGAAAGGAGAAGGGAAATCTGCTTTgtaacaaagaaacacacacaaacagtagCAGAGTTAGAGGACACACATTCTTCCGGGTTTTTCTAGTGAAGCTTAACACATGCCATGCCCCTGAAAGGTAAGCCTGTGGTAACGTATCCAAGTTCACGCATACAATTCAATAGGTCCGACTCATTCCACAGAAATAATCCAAACtatggaaaattatttttaaaatgtatctatgGTTTCTCATGATGGAAACTGGAAGCCATTTAAGCAAACATTGGTAATGGAAAAGGCGGCTACATTACAGGGTGTCTATCACTAAACTTACTACAGAGACACAGAAATCTCTAAACAGCACCAGTAGGATGGCCCAGGATGTGTGCTCTGAATCAGTGGTAGGAATAATAAGCTTTTCCCATGAGGCAAGGTGGTTTGACCTGCAGCAAAGTATGCCTGCTATTGTGTAAGGGGCATTCTTGTTATAGACCAAGGAAAACTGGAGAGACAAAACAAGTCTGTTCAGGGTGCATCGTAGGTGCTGGAGGGAGTGTTTGTCAGTTGGTTATTGTgaaaaaggagataagaatgttTCTGGGCTGACAGATACTACTGTGCCTTGACTGTTAGATCCCAAAAGAAGAGCTAGCAGAACCTGaaagcttttcaatttttctAAAGAAGGCAGTGTCCACCAATATGTCATCAGAAAGCCCTTAAAGAAGGGAAGAAGTCCGGGATCAAAGCGCCTAAGATTCAGCATCCTGTTGCTAGCAGTGTACGCCCTGCAACACAAATGCAAACACACTGCTCTGAGGAAACAACCCATCAAGAAAGCTCAGGAGGAGGCTACAGAATGTGCCAACGCTATGACTGAGAGAGTGGGGACAGAGTTCCAGGAACAGATGGCCGAGAGAGTGGAGCTGGCCTCACTCGGTGCTTCTGCTTCTAGGTCAGAGCCCAGTCAAACGTACGTCTTCAAGAGTAACAGGCGCCTACACTTCCGTCAAGTTTCTCTGTAGGGAAAATGGCTGTGCTCATCGCACTGGTTCTGTTTTTCCACTTGATTGGTTCGTGAGCTCCTTGAAGGATTCTCTCATGTCTTTCTCCCACTACCGTATCCCCAAACCTTATCTCGGCCCAGGGTCTCTGACTTCCCTTACTGCATGTGTAATAGAGATGGCTTTGGCTTCCCTTCACAGAAGCATGTGTGACACCCGGAAAGGACTGGAGGAATCTCAAACTCAATTACTTCCTTGCCTACCATGCCTACACCATTGCACATGGCGGCAACATTCCTTCTTTAAGCAGCTTTATCTCTCGCTGTCTTTCCCACTACAGCTCTTTCTCCAGTCCTAGGACACACAGGGTCCCTGCAGGCTACCAATGGGATGCCATAGCCTTGtgttaatattaattatttacattgctctttaaaaaaaactccTCAGGAgggggctgggattacaggcgtgctcCACCACATCTGGCTGTCTCTTTGTTCTGTGGACACTGTTCAACTACATTCTACATTTCTTCACAGACACTGCTAACAACATATATTTCTCATGTTATTATTTTAACTCTTACAATGAGCCTGACAAAAGCCGATGTTCATCCATATGATATTTATCCAAATGGAAtggaatggatatatatatatatattatacaagtgcctacatgcatgtagtacctgtggagtccagaagagggcatcagatcacctggaactggaattatacaGATGGTCAGGAGCCCTCATGCAGATGCTCTGTGAGCGGCCAGCACTCTTATCCAttaagccatgtctccagccccagaatcagaaacttaaaaaaaaaaaaaattcagtaacTTGCTGAAACCACTCAGGGAGTCTGCGACAGGAATGTTGTTTCAGTTTAAGGACTCGGACTCTGGATCTTGGAACTTTGCCGTTTTCATTCAGTATCAAATTCTTCAGGCTCCGGACATGGGGCTGATTACCCAGGGAAAGATCAGTAAATGTTTGTGTCCTGATTTACTTTGTGATCAGAgtggaaaagaaaatgatgaggATATGTGGTTCTTCTCACAAACCAACCAATACAGCTGTAGCTCTTCGTGCAGccctggttgacctggaactttcCATATTAACCAGGCTGGCTTGAAAACTGTGGTGATgttgctgcctctgcttcccagaggctgggattacaagtgtgcggCCACCAAACCCAGCAGGCGCTACTTCAGATACTGATCTAGTCAAGACACTTAGCCCCCTTGAGAGTCAGGTGAAACTAGGGCTTACAGAGAGACAGGGCAGATTCCTGACTCCACCCTGGCTCCCCGCCATATTTCACAGTCCTCCAGTGTAGATACAGATGCCATCTCTGGTAGTCAACACCCTTAGACCATGAGCACTAAAGAGACACTAGAAGTGAAGTGAACCTCATTCGCCCCTGGACCCGCATTGACCGTCCTGCAGGATGGGACACAGGCAGACACTCTTTTTCTGGACCTCAACTAATATGAAGCAACTATGTGTGTTAAAAAGGAAACTGAGAACCCTTCTGGTGGCATCAGCATCTTCAAGGGCAAATCACCGCCCAGAAAGTTCAGGTCATAGAAACACCTCTGACTGGAAAATGCAACCTTTCCCTTTTGACAGGCACACAACGCTCCAGCAGTACACACCCTATTCCTGTTCATGCCCAACCCCCCATCCCCACTTCTATCACGTGCTTCCACCAAAATCAGATCCTCATTGGCTCTTCACTTACTTGGTCTACAAAGGCACCTGGCGTGGATATGAATGGAGCTGGATATGTTGCAAAAATGAATGCTGTTGCATTTTCTCCTACGACGAGCAGTTTTCCGCCAGCAAAGGCCATGAGTCCATCTGTAGAAGACAGAGCTCAGGGACATTAGTGTTTTCTGGAAAGGACTAGAGGAAGGTGTCCTAGTCAGCTTTAACTGCCAACATGGCGTCGCCTAGGGTGACCTGAGAGGGGACTCTCACCTGGGAGACGACCAGGTCAGGctggcctgtggacatgtctatgagggaGTATCCTGCTCGTTAATTGACAAAGGAGGGTCCGTCCCACTGGGGTGGGGGCACCGTGTTCTTCAAGGAGTTCATTctaggctgtataagaaagctttCTCTAAATGAGCCTGTGAGAAAGCCAGCACGCACCATCCCTCCATATTTCCTGTTTCAAGTtcttgctttgagttcctgccttgacttccctcggCGAGGCAGCGCGCTCTGCGAGTTGAAAGGAATGCTCTCCtctatcacagtaacagaaatcaAGGGAGAAGAGAGACCCATGCTTGGGCTTGAGCAAATCCGTAGAAGCCAAGCAGTCTTTAGATAGTCTTAGAGACCCCGCCCCCAGGAGAACCCCGGGATGATGAATCAGAAGCAGAAAGCCCATGGGTGGCCTGGTGCTTCATCCTAACTTGGGCAGAATCCTTAGAGTGTTCTGGAAACCAATCTTCTTTGGGCGAGTGGCTGTGGGGGATTCTTGGAATTTTCAGACTAAAGATTTTGATCTAAAACCAAAGTGTGACTTTAACTTGTGCTAAGAGGAGGTCATAGCTCCTCGGATACTCTTTATTGCTCCTTATAGACAGTGTGCCCGGATAGTGAAGATGCTATGGACGGGCCGTAGAGCCCTCAGAGCCAGGGAACCAGCATACACTGATACAGGCGGCACCCGCCCAGGCTTCTCTGTTGGCTGCTGGTTCCCTGGGTTTCTGGTCTGACATTGAATCTCCCTTAGACATTTAATTCTCTGACAGACACGGGAGAGAAGCCCCTATGTAGAACCTGTTTCCCTAGGGTTTGGATTATCAGTGTCTTCAGTTTGCCACTCAGAATTCTCTGAGGCTCCTCTCGGGTTGAATAGTTGGTGCTGCAGAACACTGAGATTTCTTAGCCCTGAGGACTTTGGGAGTCCCTCGTTTtccagaggaggaaactgagaccTACCTGGTCTGAtgccttatttatttacttactcattatttattctgagacaaggtttcatgctggcctggaatttgttttatagctgagaatgaccttgaacccctgaccATCCATCCTTCCTCAACCACTAGGGCGATGGGactacaagcatgtgccaccttgCTTCATTCCAAAATGATTTAAGTCACTGAGCTAGTAACTGTCATGGCCGTAGCTCAGTCCTGGGCCTGTgattgcggggggggggggggggcattttcCTGAGGGATCCTGGGCAGACACCCTGGCTGTTTGCTCCCATTCAGCCTGTCTCTGGCTGTTCTTCTCCAAAAGCATCTTCCCTAATGCCTACTCTAGATATTTACAGGGCCACAGCTTTCACAACTGCCTATGTTCATATTGCAGTACAGGGTGGACCTGAAATTAGTCTCTATAAGAGGTGCCATCCCTCCTTAAGATTTATAGTTTGGCatctagagaggtggctcagcagttaagaactgaggctgctcttccagagaggatCTGAGTTCGGATCCCACACCCTCATGGTATCTGTCTCACAAtggtctataactccagtctgATTcctttctcctggcctctgtgagcagcAGACTCTCGAGTGGTGCGCAGACATATgcacaagttaaaaaaaacaaacccaacatACACGAACatctttagattaaaaaaaacaacagtttCACAGATTTTATTAAAGGgctttataggggttggggatttaactcagtggtagagcacttgcctagcaagcgaaaggccctgggttcggtcctcagctctggacagaaaaagaaaaagggcttCATAAAGTGGCCCCATTGTCACGATGCTTCCTGTCCTTGCTCTGTCTCACAGCCGGCTGCCAAGAGTTCAGACTCTCACAGGATGCCCCACCAGCCCTCCAAATCTTTGGACTCAGGTTCAGGACTCACCATAATAAATGCCAAAGACCGTTGCAGCCCCAACAAAGGCTCCCAAAAACTGGGCTCCCACATAAAATGGGAACTTGAACCACTCCATCCTTCCAAAGGCGCACATTGCAAAAGACACAGCTGGGTTGATGTGGCCCCCTgcaaggaagaggagacagtCAGGCCAGAGAGTGGGCGTggggagagggaaacagagacacGGGTGAGTGTTGGGCGAGGGAGAACTAATAATCTGCGGCATCATTAAACACAGTTTCAGCTATTTATCTGTATGAGAAGGAACTCGGACATTTAAACACTTGGCGTAAGTAGATCATTTTCCTAGAAGTGGAGTTTTAGCTGTCAGTTAAAGAACACAAGTAACTTGTCATAAACTATGACTGTGAATATACAGTAAGGTGGATGAGGTTTAAATACACATCTAACAAATTCTCTAGCACATGCCTAGAGGCTGTAAAGCCACTCTTAGCGCTGGGAAAAGCTGCTGTCCTGGTGGGTCCCCTTGTGCCTGTTCTAGAGGTGACTGCCATGTCACAATGCATCCTTCTAGGTCCCTCTGTGTGAACAGTGTGTTTCTTCTCACGCAGAAATGTGGCAACGGCTCCTTTAACACAACCCAAGCCATGGGTAACGAAATCAACTTCCTGATTCCCAGCTACTTATAAGATCAGAGAGAAGGTTTGCTCTGTGCAATGCCACAGATGTTCCCATGTGGCTTTGGACTCAGCTGCGATATTTACTGGGTGATTTGCCAGATCTTGTCGCTGTGGTATTATTTAGACGTATGAACCTAATGGGGCAGACTCTGCTGTAGTTAACTGGTGAACAAACAGAGAAACGGGAGCTTTCTCCAGTCAGTGAGTAGTGGAGCCAAAATTCAAGTCCAACTTTACCTGAATTTAAAAGCCAAGTCCCATTAATTCACATGTAGACTTCCTTTAGCTCGTTTATAAAGATTTCTCTgccttggggctggagggatagctcagtggttgggaaCTCATATTGCAGAGGATtcgggtttgatccccagtacccactCGGTGGGTAGCTCAAAACATCTGTAACTCAGCTCCAATGTCTCCAGTGTCCTGTTCTggactctgcatgtgtgtgcacttacacacacatcctcctcctctccccacatacatagttaaaaataaatctaaaagcaaAAGTATCTGCCTTGAAAATTAAGTGCATTCACATTTAAGCATGTCAGAGCATGCATGTGGgggtatatacacacacacacacagacacacacacacacacagacacacacatgcacgcgcgcacacacacatgcacgcgcacacacacacacatttaaaaaatagttacCACCAGGCAGCCTACATACTTTGAGTAGCATGCTACATAATTAGGTGTGgtaagctctgattggttggttggcaCATTCACAATGGAGCAGGATGCTAACACTCCCTTATAACAGACTGATAGGGAAGCATTAATTAGGTGAACCTGAAGAACATGGATGGCATTTCCTGTGGAAGAGGGACCGAATTCACTTTCAAAGTGAGCACATTGAAATGTGGATGCTCCGGTTGGATGTGAACAAGAAAGATACCAGCTCCTGATGATGGCAACGGTGATGATGAGGAAGGTGATAATCCTGAACCCTGGCCCTCATCAGAACCATGGTCAAGCATAGCTCGAGAAGCCCAGCCCCAATAGAGTCTCTAGCCCAAGGCAACAATGGATTTTGACGGCTAAGCCACAAAGGTAGCCACAAGTACTTCATCTATGGGGTCTGCTTTTATGGGCTCCAGAAGCCAGCTTAGTAGGAAGGTTGGAAAGAGGAATTTGGACAAACACAGAGGCTGATGGGAAATTCCTGGAACCAGGCTGTATCTGTTCCT from Rattus norvegicus strain BN/NHsdMcwi chromosome 8, GRCr8, whole genome shotgun sequence includes:
- the Aqp9 gene encoding aquaporin-9 isoform X2, yielding MPSEKDGAKKSLMQRLALKSRIAKETLSEFLGTFIMIVLGCSSIAQAVLSRERFGGIITINIGFASAVVMALYVTFGISGGHINPAVSFAMCAFGRMEWFKFPFYVGAQFLGAFVGAATVFGIYYDGLMAFAGGKLLVVGENATAFIFATYPAPFISTPGAFVDQVSEEPMRI
- the Aqp9 gene encoding aquaporin-9 isoform X1, yielding MPSEKDGAKKSLMQRLALKSRIAKETLSEFLGTFIMIVLGCSSIAQAVLSRERFGGIITINIGFASAVVMALYVTFGISGGHINPAVSFAMCAFGRMEWFKFPFYVGAQFLGAFVGAATVFGIYYDGLMAFAGGKLLVVGENATAFIFATYPAPFISTPGAFVDQVVSTMFLLLIVFAMFDSRNLGVPRGLEPVVIGLLIIVLSCSLGLNSGCAMNPARDLSPRLFTALAGWGFEVFTVGNNFWWIPVVGPMIGAFLGGLIYILFIQMHHSKLDPDMKAEPSENNLEKHELSVIM